The Cytophagia bacterium CHB2 genome includes a region encoding these proteins:
- a CDS encoding PorV/PorQ family protein, translating to MKEFRLLLVIALFAAGAHAQVDNTQTITKTGTTVAQFLKIGVDARGAAMGGAFAAMEGDLSAMHWNPAGLGHHQGIGVMFAHNQWLADMNFNFAAVAFDIQGLGVMGLSVTSLGVPDDFVRTVEKPEGTGELFNANDLALGLSFARRLTDRFSIGGTAKYIRQNIWHMNASAVAVDIGALFTTPFNNVRLGASITNFGSDMRLDGRDIRFSNDPDPNNQGNVEFVNALYETERFPLPLGFRVGIATELIQNDNMRVTVGVDALHPNDNAESMNAGAEVVLNEMFFLRGGYSALF from the coding sequence ATGAAAGAATTCCGTTTACTCTTAGTCATAGCCTTGTTCGCTGCGGGCGCACACGCGCAGGTCGACAACACGCAAACCATCACTAAAACCGGCACAACGGTGGCGCAGTTCTTGAAAATCGGCGTGGACGCGCGCGGCGCAGCCATGGGCGGCGCGTTTGCCGCGATGGAAGGCGATTTGAGCGCGATGCACTGGAACCCGGCAGGCCTGGGGCATCATCAGGGCATTGGCGTCATGTTCGCGCACAATCAATGGCTCGCTGACATGAATTTCAATTTTGCGGCGGTTGCGTTTGATATTCAGGGTCTCGGCGTCATGGGCTTGAGCGTGACCAGCCTGGGCGTGCCGGATGATTTCGTCCGCACGGTCGAAAAACCCGAGGGCACCGGTGAATTGTTCAATGCCAACGATCTGGCTCTGGGCTTGAGCTTCGCGCGCCGTTTGACCGATCGCTTTTCCATCGGCGGCACCGCGAAGTATATCCGGCAAAACATTTGGCACATGAACGCCAGCGCGGTGGCGGTGGACATTGGCGCGTTATTCACCACGCCGTTCAATAATGTGCGCCTGGGCGCCAGCATCACCAACTTCGGCAGCGATATGCGCCTGGATGGCCGCGACATTCGCTTCAGCAACGATCCGGATCCCAACAACCAGGGCAATGTTGAATTCGTCAACGCGTTGTACGAAACCGAGAGATTTCCGCTGCCGCTGGGCTTTCGCGTTGGCATTGCCACAGAATTGATCCAAAATGACAATATGCGCGTCACAGTGGGCGTCGATGCGTTGCATCCGAATGATAACGCTGAAAGCATGAATGCCGGCGCGGAAGTCGTTCTGAATGAAATGTTTTTTTTGCGCGGCGGCTATTCCGCGCTGTTCC